The genomic segment CCCGGTGCTCGACCCGCCGTTCGACGAGATGCTCCGGAACACCAGGTTGCCCGCTCCGATCGTCGTGTTCGCGACGTGGAGGGCCGTGCCCGTCGTCGTCGTGATCGTGCTCGCGGACCCCGTGACCGTGACCGTCCCTCCGCCGGTCGCCTTGAAGCCCGAACCCGACGTCGCGACGACGACGATGTTGTCGAAGCTGGCGCTCGTGTTCGCGAGGTCGATGGCGTCCCCGGCGGCCGAGGTCACGTTCACGTCGCTGACGACGACCCCGCTCCGGCCGTTCGCGGTGATCCCCTTGTTGCCTCCGCCGCTGACGTTCAGGTTGAAGCCACGGATGGCGGAGCTCGCATGGGCCGTCACCGTGGCCGGCGCGCCGCTGACCGTGGGACGCGCCTGGTTGATGGGCGGGCGCGTCGCGAGAACCCCCTGCGCGGGCAGAGAGATCCCGAAGAGCGCGTCGAAGCTGGCGCCCGGCACTCCCTGGCCGATGATCCAGCCGCCGGAGTTCAGGACGACACCGACGCCCGGGGAGTGCGTGCTGGCGTCCCCGATGAAGATCCGGGCGTTCGTCGAGGCGCCGATCGCCGTCAGCGCCGCGGTGAGGCTGCACTCGTTCCCCAGAGTGCAGTTCGCAGACCCCACGGCCGGGTTCTTCACGAAGTAGATCGCCGGTCCCGCCACGGCGAAGGAGACGGTGGCCGCGGCGCCGCTGACGCCGGGGCCAGGGAACCCGGTGTCCGCGACGTGGTAGGAGAAGCTCACCGTCGTGCCGGCCGCGAACGGCGGTGGCGTGAATACGAAGCTCCCGTCCGCGTTGATCGTCAACTGGCAACCCGTGCACAGCGTGTCCGGGGTCGTGACGATGGAGACGACCGAGCCGGCAGCCACCTCGTTCGCGACGTCCGTGCCGCCGAGCGTTCCGGCCGGGTACGTTATGGGGATACCGGCCTGCGCCGGAAGGTTCGCGCGGACGGTGGCCACCGGCGGATCGTTCACCGCCGTGACCGAGATGACGAAGCTCTGCGTCGGCGACGTGTCGATACCGCCGTTCGCCGTCCCGCCGTTGTCCTGGAGCGTGATCGTGATCGTCGCCGTGCCGTTCGCGTTCAGCGCCGGCGTGTAGGTGAGGACGCCCGCCGCGGAGATCGCCGGCCCGGCCGAGAAGAGCGCCGCGTTCGTGTTGTTCGTGACGCTGAAGACGACGGTCTGCCCCGACTCGGCCGGCGGCCCGGGCGAGATCGCCGTCGCCCAGCCGGCCACCGTCTGGGCGCCCGCATCCTCGAGAACGGCCTGGTCCGTCCCCTTCGTGAACGACGGGGCGTCGTTCACGTCGGTGACCGTGACGACGAAGATCTGAGCCGCCGAGGTGTCGACGCCGCCGTTGGCCGTTCCGCCGCTGTCGGAGAGGGTCAACGTGATCGTCGCCGTGCCCGAGGCGTTCGGGGCCGGCGTGAAGGTCAGGACGCCCGTCGGCGACACCGCCGGGGCGACGGTGAACAGCGCTGCATTGGTGTTCCCCGTGACGCCGAACGAGACCGTCTGCCCCGACTCGTCCGCAGGTCCCGGCAGGATGGCAGTCGCCCACGTGGCGGTCGTGTGAGCGCCGGAGTCCTCGAGGACCGTCACGTCGGATCCCTTGGCGAAGGACGGGACGTCGTTCACCGCCGTCACGGCGATGACGAAGGTCTGCGGGGCCGAAGTGTCCGCGCCGCCGTTGGCCGTCCCGCCGCTGTCCGAGAGCGTGATCGTGATCGTCGCCGTCCCGTTCGCGTTCGCCGCCGGCGTGTAGGTCAGGACGCCCGTCGGCGAGATCGCCGGCCCGGCCGCGAAGAGCGCCGCGTTCGTGTTCCCCGTGACGTTGAACGTGACCGTCTGCCCCGACTCGACCGGCGGCCCGGGCGAGATCGCCGTCGCCCAGCCGGCCACCGTCTGGGCGCCCGCGTCCTCGAAAGCAGCCTGGTCCGCCCCCTTCGTGAAGGACGGCGCGACGTTGACGTGGTTGAACGTGATCGTGAAGGTCTGCGCCGCCGACGTGTCGACGCCGCCGTTCGCCGTCCCTCCGTTGTCGCTCAGGGTGATCGTGATCGTCGCCGTGCCCCCGCTCGACGGAGTCGGCGTGTAGGTCAGCGTTCCGGTCGCGTCGACGGCCGGGCCGGCCGCGAAGAGGGACGGGTTCGTGTTCCCTGTGACGTTGAACGTGACCGTCTGCCCCGACTCGTCTGCCGGCCCCTTCGAGATCGCCGTGGCCCAGCCCGGCACCGTCTGCGCGGGGGCGTTGTCGAAGACCGTCTGGTCCGGGCCCTTCGTGAAGGCGGGGACGTCGTTCACGGCCGTGACGTTGATGACGAAGGTCTGCGCCGCCGAGACGTTCACTCCGCCGTCGGCCGTCCCGCCGTTGTCCGAGATCGTGAGGGTGATCGTCGCCGTCCCGTTCGCATTGGCGGCCGGCGTGTAGGTCAGGACGCCCGCCGGCGAGATCGACGGCCCTGCCGAGAAGAGGCCGGCGTTCGTGTTCCCGGTGACGTTGAAGGAGACCGTCTGCCCCGACTCGGACCCGGGACCGGGCGAGATCGCCGTGGCCCACGGGTTGACCGTCTGGGCGCCGGAATCCTCGAGGACGGTCTGGTCCGCCCCCTTGGTGAACGACGGGGCGTCGTTCACGTCGGTCACGTTGATGACGAAGGTCTGCGCCGCCGAGGTGTCGATGCCGCCGTCCGCCGTCCCGCCGTCGTCCGACAACGTGAGGGTGATCGTCGCCGTGCCCGAGGCATTCGCCGCCGGCGTGAAGGAGAGCGCGCCCGCCGGCGAAACCGCGGGAGCGACCGCGAAGAGCGCCGCGTTCGTGTTCCCGGTGACTGCGAAGGAGACGGTCTGGGCCGACTCGTCGGCCGGCCCGGTCAGGATTGCCGTGGCCCACGTGGCGGTCGTGTGCGCGGCGGAGTCCTCGAGGACCGTCACGTCCGCGCCCTTGGTGAAGGAAGGCGCGTCGTTCACGGCCGTCACGTTGATGACGAAGGTCTGGGCTGCCGAGGTGTCGACGCCGCCACTGGCCGTCCCGCCGTCGTCGGAGAGGGTCAGCGTGATCGTCGCCGTGCCGTTCGCGTCCGCGGCCGGCGTGAACGAGAGGGCTCCCGCCGGCGAAACCGTGGGAGCTGTCGAGAAGAGGGCCGTGTTCGTGTTCCCGGTGACATTGAAGGTGAGGGCCTGGCCCGCCTCCGGAGCCGGGCCGGTCGAAAGGCCCGTCGCCCACGGGTTGACCGTCTGCGCGCCCGAGTCCTCGTTCACCGTCAGGTCCGGGCCCTTCGTGAACGAGGGCGCGTCGTTGACGTCGGTGACCGTGATGACGAACGTCTGGGCGGCCGACGTGTCGACGCCTCCGTTGGCCGTCCCCCCGTCGTCGGACAGCGTGAGCGTGATCGTCGCCGCCCCGCTCGCGTTCGCCGCGGGGGTGAAGCCGATGACGCCGGCCGGCGAGACGGTCGGCGCGACCGAGAAGAGCGCCGGGTTCGTGTTACCCGTCACGTTGAACGTGAGGACCTGACCCGCCTCGTCGACCGGTCCGGCCGAGATCGCCGTCGCCCAGCCTGCGGTGTAGGGGCCGGAGTCCTCGAGGATGGCGACGTCGGGCCCCTTCACGAACGACGGCGCGTCGTTCACGGGCGTCACGGTGAGCGTGTAGGTGCGCTCACCGAAGCAGGCGGTCACGGGGTCGGTCGCCCGAACCGTGAACGTGGTGTCGCCCGGAACGGCGACGGCGCCGGCGAGGACTCCGGTGGCCGGGTTGAGCGTGAGGCCCGTCGGGAGCGTTCCGCTCGCGATGGAGAAAGTCGTCCCGGCGTTCCCGCCGGTCTGCGTCAGGGTGACCGTGTACGGCGTGTCCTCGAAGGCCGCGGCGAGCGCGGCCGGGTTCACCGTGATCACCGGGCAGCTCACGACGAGCGTCACCGCGACACTGCCGCTGCAGCCGAGCGTGTCCGTGGCGGTGACGGTGAACGGGAACGTCCCGACGACGGTCGGGGTCCCCGAGAGGACTCCGGTGCCCGCGTCGAGCGTGACGCCCGCCGGGAGGACGCCCGAGGTCACGGCCCAGGTCGCGCCGCCCGTCGCCCCCGCGGCAGTGAAGCCGATCGGCCCGTAGGCCGAGCCGGCCGTCCCCGCTGGAAGCGTTCCCGGGGTGACGACGAGGGTATTGCAGACGAGGATCGTGTACGTGGCCGTCCCCTCGCAGCCCGAGGAGTCGCTGAACCGAACGGAGACGGCGTAGCTCCCCGCCGCCGTCGGCGTTCCGGCGAGCTGTCCGCCCGTCGACAGGGCGAGGCCCGGAGGCAGACCCGTGGCGCTCCAGGTGCCCGCGCCCGACCCTCCCGCGACGGTGAGCCGCACCGGCGGGTAAGGCGCCGCGACCGTGCCGGCCGGGAGGCTGGGGGGAGCGATGCGGAGCGTGGGGCAGAAGACGCGAATCGTGTAATCGCGCGTGCCGGTGCAGCCGTTCGCGTCGACCGCCTTCGCCGTGAAGGCGAAGAGGCCGGCCCCTTCCGCGCTGCCGGAGATCTCTCCTTCCGCCGAGAGCGTCAGCCCCTCGGGGAGCGCTCCCGCCACGATCGTGAAGGTCGTCGGTGCGGTCGCGCCCGGAGCCGTCAGCGTCCGGAACGGGTAGACCGCGAAGGCGACGCCGTCCGGAAGCGCGGACGGCTCGAGACTCAGCGGGCCGCAGACGAAAAAGGACAGCGCACGCGTCTTCACGCAGCTCCCCTTGCGAATGACGAGGGTCGCCGACCGGGCTCCGGACGAGGCGAAGCTGCGCGAATACGACCGGACGTCCTCGTCGAGCTCGACCTCGGGCTCCCCGTCGAAACGAATCGACTGGGACGTCAGCTGGGCCGTCGGCGGGTCGACGTCGATCGTCCAGGAGAAAGTCGTCTCGACGCCGGGCTGGACCGGCTGCGGCGCCGCGCCGAAGGCGGTCACGGCGACCTTCGAGCAGTCGCCCCCTCCCGGCTGTGCGACGGGACGCGTGACCGCGTCCCCCGAGCCGTTGTCGATGCGGCTGACGAAGGCGTCGAGAGCGCCGGTCGCGACGGAGACGTCGATCCGCGCGTTCTCCGGGACCGTCGCCGGGGCGAGCCCGCCGACGCGCGCTCCAGCGCCTTCCGCCGTCGCGAACCAGTCCGCCACGCCCAGCTGGCCCCACTCTCCCGGGCCGCGCAGGAAGCCGGTCCGGCCGTGCTCGACCCCCGCGGCGTCGCGCAGGACGAGCTCTCCGGCGGCGCCGTCCGGACCGCCCACGATCGTGAGGTTGGTGCGGGCTCCGGGGACGTTCAACGTCTGGTCGATGCCGTTGAAGAACCCGACGCCACCCGCGCCGAGGAGCCCGGACGGCCACGACGTGACGAACTGCTGGGCCGAGAAGGTCCCCTTTCTCACGCCCGCGGGGTCGACGTTGTTCGTCCGCGCGGCGACGAGGAGCGCATCACTCCCCGTCACGCGCAGGGCGCACGCGGTCCCCTCCGGGAGGCCGAGAAGGGCGAGCACCCTCGCCACCTCGACGACACCTTTGGCCGGAAGCGGCACGACGGCGCTCGCCGCGCGAGAGGCGCCGACGGACTGGATCGTCGCGTCGAGGGCCGCCGAGCCGGGGTTGAAGAGCCGCAGGTCGGTGCTCCAGAACGAGCCGAGGTGGCCCGGGGAGAGGGCCGCGCCGGAGATGAGCCTGTCGGACGCCCCGGGAACGACCCGCTCGGCCTGGAGCGCGATCGCGTCGGACGTGACGTTGTCGTTCACGACGGCGTACGCCGTCGCCCGGCCCGCCTTCACCGCGAACTCCGCCCGGCCGACCGGCAGGTCGGTCCCGGCCCCGATCAGCGCCGTCGCCGGCTGCTGCCAGACCTCCGGCGTCGCGGCCGTCACGGTCACGGTTCCGGCCACGCGGCCCTCGGCGTCGAAGATGCGGACCTCGACGACGGTGCCGGGATCGGCGAGCGTGACGGAGAGGTTCGTGCGGTAGCCGGTGGCCGGGTCGGCCGACTGGCTGACCCAGATCGAGTGCCCCGTCTCGCCGGAACCGAGGAGGTCCGACGCCGGCACGGGGAGCAGCCCGAGTCCGTAGGCACCCTCTGGCGCCGCCACGTTGCGCGTGGAGAGGTTCGCCAGGAGCGGCTCGTCCGACGTCACCGTCAGCGTGCCCGCCGCGTCGCCGGTCAGGCCGAACAGCGTTTTCAGCGCTTCCGGAATCCTCAGGCTCTCGCCCGCCGCGAGCGTCCGCGTCACCGGGGCGGGCGCGACCTTCCCGGCCATGGCGACGAGCCCGATGGCGACAATCGTCCCGGTGTCGCCCGGGTTCGAGACCTCGAGCGTGGAGGAGAAGCGGGCGCCCGCGAGACCCGTCACCTCCGCCGCGCCCGGCAGGTAGGTCGTTTCGGCGGCGGCGAGTGTGGCTGTACCGAGGAACGCCGCAAGGGCGATGCGGAGCACGGGTCGGATCGTCATCTCTCAGGCCTCTCGCAATGGATTCCCCGCCCTGGCGGGGAAAACGGGTATCCGGGTTCGACCCGGGACTGCAGGTGGGTCTCGTCGGAGGGTGGAGGGTGTGATCCGGCAACGCCGGAGGAGGTTGAAAGGGACGCTACCACGTTCCGCGGCAGATGGGATGAAGTCGCAGAACAGGGCTCGAAAGGGTCCTGATTGAAACCTTCCTTCCGATGCCGCGTAGCCGGAGGAGCGTCGCGGGACGTCGTGAAGCGCTTCTGTGGCGGCCTGTCACACTCTGGATCGAGGAGGACTTGCCGGATGACTGACAATCCCGGAATGTCGAGACGAAAGCTGATCGGTCTCGGGGCGGCGACACTCGCCGGGGCCGCCCTGCCCGACGCACTCTTCCACCTCTCCTCGGCGGCCGCGGCGGCCGTCGGCCCCACCGAGGGCATCGGCTACTTCGCCCGCTTCGGCGTGACGGAGAAGATGCTCCGCGACGGCCTCTCCGCCGCGCTGTCCCGCGGGGCCGACTACGCCGACCTCTTCTTCCAGCACCGCGTCGCCAACGGCCTCGGGCTCGAGGACGGCGAGGTGAACAGGGCCTCCACCTCGGTCGAGCTCGGTGTCGGCGTCCGCGCCGTCAAGGGGGACCAGACCGGGTACGCCTACACCGAAGACCTCACCCTCGAAGCGCTCGTCCAGGCCGCGAAGACGGCCGCCGCGATCGCCGACGGACCGGCGAAGGCCGGTCCGAAGGGGCTGAAGGTGGGTGCCGCCCTCCCCGCCCGCTATCCCGTGAAGACCCGCTGGGAAGACGTGCGCCCGCAGCAGAAGCTGCCGCTCCTCTCCGGCCTCAACGAGAAGGTCCTCGCGGCCGACAAGCGGATCCGCAAGGTGAACGTCAGCTTCGGCGACGAGGCGGGCGCCATCCTGATCGCCGACTCGAACGGACGGATCGTCGAGGACCTGCAGCCGATGACGCGACTGTACCTTTCTTGTGTCGCCGAGCAGGACGGCAAGAAGGAGACGAACGGCTACAACGTCGCCGGACGCGCCGACATCGGCTTCTACTCGCCCGAGAGGCTCGACCGCATGGTGAAGGAGGCGGTCTCCAGAACGGTCGTCCTCTTCGACGCCGTCACCCCGCCGGCCGGAGAGATGCCGGTCGTCCTCGCCGCCGGAGCGTCGGGGATCCTCCTCCACGAGGCGATCGGCCACGGCATGGAGGCCGACTTCAACCGCAAGGGGGTCTCCATCTTCTCCGACCGGATCGGCAAGCCGGTCGCCGCGAAGTTCGTGAACATCGTCGACGAGGGGACGCTGCCCGCCGCCCGAGGGGCCATCAACGTCGACGACGAGGGGAACCCGGTCGGCAAGACGATGCTCGTGGAGAACGGCATCCTCACGACCTACCTCCACGACGCGATCTCCGCCAGGCACTACAAGGTCAAGCCGACCGGCAACGGACGCCGCGAGAGCTACCGCTACGCGCCCCTGCCGCGCATGCGCGCGACCTACATGCTCCCGGGCCCGCACAAGAAGGACGAGATCATCGCTTCGGTGAAGAAGGGGATCTACTGCACGAACTTCACGAACGGGCAGGTCCAGATCGGCGCGGGAGACTTCACCTTCTACGTCAAGAACGGGTTCCTCATCGAGGACGGCAAGCTGACGACCCCGATCAAGGACGTCAACATCATCGGCAACGGCCCGAAGGTCCTCGAGAAGATCGACATGGTCGCCGACGACCTCGCCGTCGACGAGGGGGGCTGGACGTGCGGCAAGGACGGCCAGTCGGTCCCGGTGTCGCAGGGCATTCCCACCGTGCGCGTCGCGTCGATCACCGTCGGCGGACGCGGGAAGGCGTGAGGTGAGCACCATGGCACAGCAGGACATGCTCGCCGCCGCCCACGCCGCCGTGAAGACCGCGCTCGGCAAGGGGGCGCAGGAGGCCTCCGCGCGCACCTACCGCGTCCGCGAGGTCAACGTGAAGTGGCGCGACGGGAAGCTGGAGCAGATCGACGAGGCGACGACCCGCGGACTCGGCCTCTCGCTCTACGTCGACGGCCGCTACTCGAGCGTCTCGACGAGCGACCTCCGTCCCGAGGCGCTCGACACGTTCATCGGCGACTCCGTCGTCCTGACCCGGGCCCTCGCGAAGGACCCCTTCCGGGCCCTGCCCGACCCGAAGCTCTACGAGGGCCAGGCGAAGGTCGACCTCCTGCTCGAGGACCCGAAGTACTCCACGGTGACCCCCGAGCAGCGGCGGTCCGTCGCGAAGGAGATCGAGGCCGCGGCCCGCTCCGTCAAGGGGGCCGAAGCGATCCTCTCCGTCACCTCGAACTTCAGCGACACGCTCGCCGAGACCTGGCGCGTCACCTCGAACGGCTTCTCCGGCGCGCGGCGCGACACGTCGTTCTTCATCTCGGCCGAGGTGAGCGTGAAGGACCCCGACGGCCGCAAGCCGGAGGACTACGCCTACGGCGGCTCGCGGTTCGTCGCGGAGGTCCCGAAGGCCGACCAGGTCGGCCGCGAGGCCGCAGAGCGCGCCATCTCCCGCCTCGGAGCGAAGAAGGGCGAGTCGGCGGTGCTGACGATGGCCATCGAGAACCGCGCGGCGGGCCGCCTTCCCTCCTACCTCCTCGGCCCCCTCTCGGGCGGCGCCCTCCAGCAGAAGCGCTCGTTCCTCGAGGGCAAGCTCGGCCAGCCGATCGCGAGCCCCCTCCTCACCCTCGTCGACGACCCTCTCGTCCCCAAGGGGTTCGGCTCGCGCCTCTTCGACGGCGAGGGGATCGCCGCGAAGCGGATGCCGGTCCTCGAGGCCGGCGTCCTGAAGACCTACTTCATCGACACCTACTACGGGAAGAAGCTCCAGATGGCCCCGACCACCGCCGGGCCGTCGAACCTCGTCTGGACCCTCGGCGACAAGGACCAGGCGGCCCTCCTCGCCGCGATGAAGGACGGCATCCTCGTCACCGGCTTCCTCGGCGGCAACTCCAACGGCCTCACCGGCGACTTCTCCCTCGGCGTCCAGGGCTTCCGCGTCCGCGGCGGCAGGATCGCCGAGCCCGTCGGCGAGATGAACATCGCAGGCAACCACCTCGACCTCTGGAAGAAGCTCGCCGCCGTGGGCAACGACCCCTACCCCTACTCCTCCATGAAGACCCCGACCCTCGTCTTCGAGGGCGTCCAGTTCGCGGGGACCTGACGGGAGGACGGGCCGCCCGAGCGGCTGAAACAACGGAACCCGAGGGCCGGTCCGAAAGGGCCGGCCCTTTCCTTCACGGGCCCCGTGGCAGACTCCCGCGCCATGGCGTCGGACCGGCGGCAGGTGCGGGCGTGGCTCGCGTACGACTGGGCCAACTCGGCCTGGGCGATGACGGTCGCGGTCGCGGTGTTGCCCGTCTACTTCGCGGGCACGGTCGTGCCGAAGGGGGGCGTCGAGGTCCTGGGGATGCGGCTCGACGCCACCGTGCTCTGGGGATACGTCAACAGCGCGTCGACGCTCGCGGTCTTCCTCACCGCGCCGATCCTGGGCGCGATCGCCGACCGGCTCGGGGCGCGGCGGGCCCTGCTTTCGGCGTTCGGGATCGCCGGGGGCCTGCTCACGGCGCTCCTCGGCCTCTGCGGGGCGGGGGACGTCTTCACGACCCTTCTGATCTACGCCCTGTCGCAGTTCGCGTTCGTCTCGGCGAACGTCTTCTACGACTCCTTCCTGCCGCACCTGGCGAAGGACGAAGAGCTCGACCGCCTCTCGGCGCGCGGGTTCGCCGTGGGGTACGTCGGGGGCTCGCTCCACTTCGTCCTGGCGCTCGTCCTGATGGCGACGCACGCCCGGTGGGGCCTCTCGGCCGAGGCGGCCGCGCGGGTCGCGCTCTCCTCGGCGGGACTCTGGTGGGCCGGTTTCGGGGCAATCACGTTCCTCGGGCTGGAGGAGCCGGAACACGGCGGCACGCGCCCGGGCGTGCTTCGGGCCGTTCGGGAAGGTGTCGCCGACACGCTCGCCACCACGCGGAGGGTGGCGAAGGTGAAGCCGGTCCTGCTCTTCCTCCTCGCTTTCATCCTCTACAACGACGGTGTCCAGACCGTCATCAAGATGGCCTCCCTCTACGGCACGGAGGAGGTCGGCGTCGGGATGCCGCTCATGATGGGAACGCTCCTCGGCATCCAGCTCCTCGCGATGGTGGGCGCCCTCGTCTTCGCCCGGCTCGCCGGGATCTGGGGAACGAAACGCGTCCTCCTGCTGGCGGTCTCCCTCTGGCTCGTGGCCGTGGCGTGGGCCTACGTCCTGACGACGCCGGCGGGGTTCGTCGGCCTCGCCGCGCTCGCCGGCCTCGTCCTCGGTGCCGTGCAGGCGCTGTCCCGATCTCTCTTCGCCGCCATGATCCCGCGGGAGGCGTCGGCGGAGCTCTTCGGCTTCTTCTCCGTCTTCAACAAGCTCGCCGGGATCCTCGGCACGTTCCTCTTCGCGACCGTGCGGCAGGCGACGGGGACGTCGCGACCGGCCATCCTCTCGGTGGCCGTCCTCTTCGTCGCGGGGCTCGTCCTCCTCTGGAGGGTCGACGAGAAGGAGGCGAAGAGGCGGCGGGAGGAGCTGCGCTGACGCCGGAGCGTCAGAGCTCGACCTGGAGGCCCAGCTCGACGACGCGCCCCGGCGGGATGTTGAAGAACGCCGTCGCGCGGCCCTCGGAGCGGGCCATCCAGGCGAAGACGTGCTCGCGCCACAGGGCCATCCCGGGGCGCTTGCTCGCGATGAGGGTCTCGCGGCCGAGGAAGAACGTCGTCTCCATCGGCTCGAACCCCTTGCCGTCGAGCTTGAGCTTGCGCAGCGCCCGCGGCACGTCGGGGTTCTCCATGAAGCCGTAGTGGAGCGTGACGCGCCAGAAGCACGGCCCGAGGAACTGCACCCGGCTCCGCTCCTTCTCCTTCAGCCGCGGCACCTCGTCGGTGACGACGGTCAGGAAGACGATCCTGTCGTGGAGGATCTTGTTGTGCTTGAGGTTGTGCAGGAGCGGCGGCGGAATTCCTTCCGGGGTCCGGTCCATGAAGACCGCGGTCCCCCTCACGCGCGTCGGCGACCTCTTCTCGACGTCCTGAAGGAAGACGTCGACCGGGAGCGAGGCCTCCCGCAGGCGGTCCGCGAGGATGATCCGGCCCTTCTTCCAGGTCGTCATGACCGTGTAGACGAAGAAGGCGATGGCGAGAGGGACCCAGCCGCCGTGCCCGATCTTCACGATGTTCGCGCCGAAGAACGCGAGGTCCACGACGAGGAGCGCGGCGGCGATCGGCGCCGCGACGGCGCGGGAGACCTTCCACGTCTCGCGGGCGTAGACGTACAGGAGAACCGTCGTGATCCCCATCGTCGTCGTCACGGCGACGCCGTACGCGGCCGCGAGGGCGCCCGAGGTCCGGAACGAGAGGACGAGCCAGATGCAGGAAAGGGCCAGCGCCCAGTTGATCGAGGGGAGGTAGATCTGCCCGATCTCCTTCTCGGAGGTGTGGTCGATCCTCAGGCGCGGCATGTAGCCGAGCTGGATCGCCTGTCGCGTCAGCGAGAAGGCGCCCGAGATCACGGCCTGCGAGGCGATGACGGAGGCCGCCGTCGCGAGCAGGACGAGCGGCAGCAGGCCCCACTTCGGCGCGAGGCCGAAGAGCGGATTCGCGGCGGCGGCCGGGTTCGTCAGGAGGAGCGCTCCCTGGCCGAAGTAGTTGAGGAGGAGCGACGGGAGGACGAACGCGAACCACCCGACGCGGATCGGCTTCGCCCCGAAGTGGCCCATGTCGGCGTAGAGCGCCTCGCCGCCGGTGACGACGAGGAAGACCGACCCGAGCAGGAGAAAGCCGGTCATCCCGTTCTCGACGAAGAAACGGAAGCCGTAGGCCGGGTTCACGGCCGCCACGACCCGTGGCGCGTCGAAGATGTGGACGACGCCGAGGACGGCCAGGACGATGAACCAGAGAACCATGACCGGGCCGAAGACGGCGCCGACACCCGCTGTCCCCTTCTTCTGGATGAGGAAGAGGACGATGAGGATGACGACGACGATCGGCTGGATGTAGGGCTTGAACGCGGGCGTGACGATCTCGAGCCCCTCGACGGCCGAGAGGACCGTGATGGCCGGCGTGATGATGCTGTCGCCGTAGAGGAGCGCCGCCCCGAAGAGACCGAGGGCGACGAGGACGACGTGGCGCGAGGCGCCCGATCCCGACGGCGGTTTGAGGAGCGCCATGAGGGCGAGGATGCCGCCCTCCCCCCGGTTGTCGGCCCTGAGGACGATGCCGAGGTACTTGATCGAGATCGTCAGGACGAGCGCCCAGAAGATCAGGGAGAGGATGCCGAGGACGTTCGCGGGCGACGGCGGAATCGGATGGTGGCCCGTGAAGCACTCGCGAAGAGCGTAGAGGGGGCTCGTCCCGATGTCGCCGAAAACGACCCCGAGGGCGCCGACGGTGAGAATGGCGAGGTACTTCCCCTGCGGGGCCGCCGGAAGGTGGGTCTTCTCCGTGCCGGCCGAGACGGCTTCGTATGCCCCGGAGGGCGAAGGCGATGGGGGGTGCGAGCCCGTGGACTCGCCGGAATCCGTCTTCAACGCGGCCGAAGTCTAATGCAGGCCGCCCGTCAGCGTGCGGGCGGGCCGGCGGCGGGGGCCCGGGAGGCGAGGATCGAGGCGATTTCCTCGTCCTTTTCCCGGAAGAGCCTTCTCACCCACGCCTGGACCCCCTCGCGGAACGCGGCGTCGTCCGCGTAGTCGCCCGTGAACCACGCGACGGGAATCGGCCGCTCGCGCACCCGGACGACCACCTCGGGAAGGCCGCGGGAGATCGCGTCCCAGAAGGTCGGCGACCCGTGCGGGTAGACGATCGTCACGTCGACGAGCCCCTTCAGCTGCTCCCCCATGGCGCTC from the Holophagales bacterium genome contains:
- a CDS encoding TldD/PmbA family protein is translated as MSRRKLIGLGAATLAGAALPDALFHLSSAAAAAVGPTEGIGYFARFGVTEKMLRDGLSAALSRGADYADLFFQHRVANGLGLEDGEVNRASTSVELGVGVRAVKGDQTGYAYTEDLTLEALVQAAKTAAAIADGPAKAGPKGLKVGAALPARYPVKTRWEDVRPQQKLPLLSGLNEKVLAADKRIRKVNVSFGDEAGAILIADSNGRIVEDLQPMTRLYLSCVAEQDGKKETNGYNVAGRADIGFYSPERLDRMVKEAVSRTVVLFDAVTPPAGEMPVVLAAGASGILLHEAIGHGMEADFNRKGVSIFSDRIGKPVAAKFVNIVDEGTLPAARGAINVDDEGNPVGKTMLVENGILTTYLHDAISARHYKVKPTGNGRRESYRYAPLPRMRATYMLPGPHKKDEIIASVKKGIYCTNFTNGQVQIGAGDFTFYVKNGFLIEDGKLTTPIKDVNIIGNGPKVLEKIDMVADDLAVDEGGWTCGKDGQSVPVSQGIPTVRVASITVGGRGKA
- a CDS encoding potassium transporter Kup, with the translated sequence MKTDSGESTGSHPPSPSPSGAYEAVSAGTEKTHLPAAPQGKYLAILTVGALGVVFGDIGTSPLYALRECFTGHHPIPPSPANVLGILSLIFWALVLTISIKYLGIVLRADNRGEGGILALMALLKPPSGSGASRHVVLVALGLFGAALLYGDSIITPAITVLSAVEGLEIVTPAFKPYIQPIVVVILIVLFLIQKKGTAGVGAVFGPVMVLWFIVLAVLGVVHIFDAPRVVAAVNPAYGFRFFVENGMTGFLLLGSVFLVVTGGEALYADMGHFGAKPIRVGWFAFVLPSLLLNYFGQGALLLTNPAAAANPLFGLAPKWGLLPLVLLATAASVIASQAVISGAFSLTRQAIQLGYMPRLRIDHTSEKEIGQIYLPSINWALALSCIWLVLSFRTSGALAAAYGVAVTTTMGITTVLLYVYARETWKVSRAVAAPIAAALLVVDLAFFGANIVKIGHGGWVPLAIAFFVYTVMTTWKKGRIILADRLREASLPVDVFLQDVEKRSPTRVRGTAVFMDRTPEGIPPPLLHNLKHNKILHDRIVFLTVVTDEVPRLKEKERSRVQFLGPCFWRVTLHYGFMENPDVPRALRKLKLDGKGFEPMETTFFLGRETLIASKRPGMALWREHVFAWMARSEGRATAFFNIPPGRVVELGLQVEL
- a CDS encoding MFS transporter encodes the protein MASDRRQVRAWLAYDWANSAWAMTVAVAVLPVYFAGTVVPKGGVEVLGMRLDATVLWGYVNSASTLAVFLTAPILGAIADRLGARRALLSAFGIAGGLLTALLGLCGAGDVFTTLLIYALSQFAFVSANVFYDSFLPHLAKDEELDRLSARGFAVGYVGGSLHFVLALVLMATHARWGLSAEAAARVALSSAGLWWAGFGAITFLGLEEPEHGGTRPGVLRAVREGVADTLATTRRVAKVKPVLLFLLAFILYNDGVQTVIKMASLYGTEEVGVGMPLMMGTLLGIQLLAMVGALVFARLAGIWGTKRVLLLAVSLWLVAVAWAYVLTTPAGFVGLAALAGLVLGAVQALSRSLFAAMIPREASAELFGFFSVFNKLAGILGTFLFATVRQATGTSRPAILSVAVLFVAGLVLLWRVDEKEAKRRREELR
- a CDS encoding TldD/PmbA family protein — its product is MLAAAHAAVKTALGKGAQEASARTYRVREVNVKWRDGKLEQIDEATTRGLGLSLYVDGRYSSVSTSDLRPEALDTFIGDSVVLTRALAKDPFRALPDPKLYEGQAKVDLLLEDPKYSTVTPEQRRSVAKEIEAAARSVKGAEAILSVTSNFSDTLAETWRVTSNGFSGARRDTSFFISAEVSVKDPDGRKPEDYAYGGSRFVAEVPKADQVGREAAERAISRLGAKKGESAVLTMAIENRAAGRLPSYLLGPLSGGALQQKRSFLEGKLGQPIASPLLTLVDDPLVPKGFGSRLFDGEGIAAKRMPVLEAGVLKTYFIDTYYGKKLQMAPTTAGPSNLVWTLGDKDQAALLAAMKDGILVTGFLGGNSNGLTGDFSLGVQGFRVRGGRIAEPVGEMNIAGNHLDLWKKLAAVGNDPYPYSSMKTPTLVFEGVQFAGT